The nucleotide sequence ACAGAAGTTCAGCCCCGTACACGCCAGCGTTCGCGCCTTGAAAGGGGTGGGGTTGGGTGACAGCCCGGCCTGCTCCAGCTCTCCGGTCATGGCACCGACCCGGCTCTCGGGGACGTCGAGCACGACGAGGTTCTGCGTCGTCGTGAACTTTGCCCTTTCGGCACGGTGGCGCTGCATCGCCTTGGCCAGCCGCAGCAGCCCGCCCCCGCCGATGCGCCCCGACGTCACGGCACAGCCGATGTAGCTCCTGCCCTCGACGCTGCTCGCATGGGCACCGAAATGGCCCCGCAGGGCGTAGGGCGTATAGGCCCGGGCCTGCGGCGGCAGCAGCTCGAATCCCAGCAGTGTATGAAGCTGTGCGACGAAGGCGTCAAGCCCCCAGGCGTCGACAAGGTGACCCAGGCGGGCCTTGGAACGGTTTTCGCGGTTCCCCTCGTCGCGGTACAGGGTCGCCACCGCTTCGGCGATGGGGACGACCTGCTCCGCCGTCGCATACCCGATATGCGAGGCGATGCGCCGGTTTTTTGCCAGCCCGCCCCCGACGCTGACGTCAAAGAGCACCCGGCCTGACGGGTGGTCGACCGCCGTAAAGCTCAGGTCCTGTATCTCGTGGGAGATACAGTGGTTGCGGCAGCCGCTGATACCGATCTTGAACTTGCGCGGCAGGTTCGAAAAATCCCGGTTGTCCCGGAACAGCGCGTTGACCGCCCTGACCAGCGGGCGTACGTCTGAGACCGCCCCGTGGTCGATGCCGTCCACCGGGCAGCTCACGACGTTGCGCGGGCAGTCGCCCGCGGCCATCTTCGTACTGAGGCCGACGTGCTCGAGCAGGGCGAATATCACCGGCAGATGCCGCACCTCGATCCAGTGGAACTGCAGATCCTGACGTGTCGTGATATCGGCGGTACTCCGCGCATAGGTGTTTGAAATATACCCCAGCGTTTTGAGCTGATCGGTCGTCACCTCCCCCGCCTCGAGCTTGACCCGCAGCATGAAATAGAGCGTCGGGTCCTCCTCGTCCTGGAGGTTCCTGTTCTGGGTGTAAAGCCCGTACCATTTAAACCGGTCGATATCGTCGGGATGCGGGTCGCTGCCGCTTCGGGCATACTCCGCGATCGCGCCGATGACGTCCAGGCCGTCCTTCTCGCGCTTGATGCGCTCCACGCGCTGCGCTTTCGTTTCGGATGCCATGCATCACCTCCTATGCAATCGCTTTGGCTTCCCAGTGCGGGAAGTGTCTGCGTATCAGGGCGTTGAGTTCCGCCTCGAACGATGCGGCCGCCGTTTCCGGCAGCACCTGCTCCTCCGCCGCCGCGACGATCATGCCGGCGGCCGACGTGTTGTTACTGACGCGGTCGATCAAAATGAAGCTGCCCGTATAGCGGTTCGCTTCGTACGGATCGAACGCGATCGGGGCCCCCAGGGCAAGCCGCACCCGGGCGATCCCGTTGAGCCCGAGGGCGGACGCTTCATGCTCCGTGAGGGTATTGACATCGTACTGGTGGTCGATCGCCTCCACCCGTGCCGCCACCGTTGTCGCCGCGCGCTTGAGCGTGTAGGTCCTACCGATCTCGAGCGGCGTCTCGTCCATCCAGACCAGCTCCGCAATGAGCTTCCCGGCAAGCGCGATCTCGGCGTCGCCGCCGACGAGGATGTCGCCGCGGCTGATATCGATCTCGTCTTCAAGGGTCAGCGTCACGGCGTTGTCCGCCTCTGCGACCGCCAGTTCGCCCTCAAAGGTGACGATCGAACGTACCCGCGACCGTTTGCCCGACGGCACCACCCTGACGGTGTCGCCTTTGCGGATCGCACCGGAGGCTACGGTCCCGGCAAAGCCGCGGAAGTCGGAGGAGGGCCGGTTGACGTACTGCACCGGAAAACGGAAAGGCGCCCCGTCGGCCTGCGTGTCCAGTTCGGCCGTTTCGAGCAGTTCGAGCAGCGTCGCGCCCTCGTACCACGGCATGCGTGCCGAACGCTCCACGACGTTGTCCCCCTCCAGCGCCGAGAGCGGGATCACCGACACCTCGGCGATGTCCAGGCCCGCCGCGAACGCCATATACTCCTGCCGGATCGCTTCGAAGCGCCCCTCGGAGCAATCGACGAGGTCCATCTTGTTCACTGCGACGATCACCCGGGTGATCCCCAGCAGCCGTACAATGAATGAATGGCGCCGCGTCTGCGTCTGGATGCCGTAACGGGCGTCGATCAGGATAATCGCCAGGTCGGCGGTCGACGCGCCCGTCGCCATGTTCCGCGTGTACTGCTCGTGCCCCGGGGTGTCCGCAATGATGAACTTGCGCTTGTCGGTGGCAAAATAGCGGTACGCGACGTCGATGGTAATCCCCTGCTCGCGTTCGCTCTGCAGACCGTCGACGAGCAGGGCCAGGTCGACCCGCTCGCCCGTCGTTCCGGACTTGCGGCTCTCCTTCGTGATCGCCGCGAGCTGGTCTTCGAAGATCATCTTCGTATCGTGCAGCAACCGGCCGATGAGGGTGCTTTTCCCGTCATCCACGCTGCCGCAGGTGATGAACCGGAGCAGCTCCTTGTTTTCGTGTTCATGCAGGTAGCGCTCGATGTCCGAGGCTATCAGTCTCTCTTGTGCTTCCATTAGAAATATCCTTCCATTTTCTTCTTCTCCATGGAACCGGCCTGATCGCTGTCGATCACCCGCCCCTGGCGTTCGCTGGTCTTCGCCAGCAGCATCTCCTGAATGATCTCCGGCAGCGTCGTCGCCGTCGAAGCGACCGCGCCGGTCAGCGGGTAGCAGCCGAGCGTCCGGAATCGCACGCTCTCGAGGCGGGGTTCTTCCCCCTCCTGCAGCGGCATCCGGTCGTCGTCGACCATGATTTTCACGCCGTCGCGCTCCACGACGGGGCGCTCCTTCGCAAAATAGAGCGGGACGATCGGGATCTGTTCAAGGTAGATGTACTGCCAGATATCCAGCTCCGTCCAGTTCGACAGCGGGAAGACCCGGATGCTCTCGCCCCTGCGGATACTGCCGTTGTAGACGTTCCACAGCTCGGGACGCTGGTTTTTCGGGTCCCAGCGGTGGTTCGCATCGCGGAAGGAGTAGATCCGCTCCTTCGCGCGGCTCTTCTCCTCGTCGCGGCGTGCGCCGCCGAAGACGGCATCAAACCCGTACTTCTCAAGCGCCTGCTTCAGCCCCTCGGTCTTCATCACGTCCGTATGTACCGCGCTGCCGTGGGTAAAGGGACCGATGCCGCGGGCAACGCCCTCTTCGTTGACGTGGACCAGCAGCTCCAGCCCCAGCGCGTCGATCCGGCTGTCGCGGAACGCGATCATCTCCCTGAACTTCCAGGTCGTATCCACATGCAGCAGCGGGAAAGGCAGCTTGGCCGGGTAGAACGCCTTGAGCGCCAGGTGCAGCATCACCGAAGAGTCCTTCCCGATGCTGTAGAGCATGGCCGGGTTGTCGAACTCGGCCGCGACTTCGCGCATGATGTGGATCGCCTCCGCCTCCAGTTTCCTCAGATGGGTGCGACGTTGTCTGTCAATCATTGTTTACTCCTTTCGGTGCAGTCCGCACTCTTTGTGTTCGGGTGACTCCCACCACCAGCGTCCCGAGCGGATATCGTCGCCCGGGACGACGGCCCGGGTACACGGCGCACAGCCGATACTCGGGTACCCGTGGTCGTGCAGCCGGTTGTAGGGCACGCCGTTGGCGTGGATATGTGCCCACACTTCCGCCTCGCTCCACTCGATGAGCGGGTTGAGTTTCAGCAGGCCGTTGGCCTCGTCGTGTTCGACCAGGCGCATCGATTCGCGGGTCGGGGACTGCTCCCGCCGCAGCCCCGTGATCCAGACCTCCATACCCCGAAGCGCGCGTCTCAGCGGCGCGATCTTCCGGGCATGGCAGCAGCGTTTACGGTTGTCGACGCTGTCGTAAAAGCCGTTGATTCCCTGCGCTTTGTAGAGCGCCTCCACATCGGAAGGGTCGGGGAAATAGACGTCGATGTTCACCCCGTACTTTTGGTTCGTTCTGTCCATGACGTCGTAGGTCTCATACGGCAGCCGGCCCGTGTCGATCGTAAAAACCCCGATCTGCTCCCGGTGCGGCTGCAGCAGATGCGTCAGGACCTGGTCCTCCGCCCCGAAACTCGAGGCCAGCGCGATCCGTCCGCCGTACTGCTGCGCGAAATACGCCAGCACCTCATCGGCGCTGCTTCCCGCCAGACGGCGGTTCAATGTTTCAATGTGCTTTTGCATGCCGTCTCCTAAATCTGATAATCGTCGCCGGTCGGCCGGTGCAGACCGATGCGGACTCTTGTCCAGGCCCGCTCGTGCAGGTAGTACAGGACCATTTTCGTGAAGACCTCGATCGAACCGATGGAGGCGGCCATTGCCAGGCTGCCCGTAATCAGGAACGAGATCACCATCGTGTCCAGGGTGCCGACGGCGCGCCAGGAGAGGGTTTTCACCGCACTCCGATAGGCTTTTTCTTGCATAATGTCACCACACTTTTCGTGGGGCCGCCGTATACGGCCCTTCTGTTGTTATCGCCGTTACTCGGCTTCCGCAATGTCGTACAGCGGCGTTGAGAGGTAGCGCTCGCCCGTATCGCACAGCATCGTCACGATCGTCTTTCCCCGGTTCTCCCGCCGGGCCGCCACCCTGCGGGCGGCGAGCACGTTCGCGCCCGAAGAGATGCCCACGAGCAGCCCTTCGTCACGTGCCAGCTTCCGCGACGACGCCATGGCCTCGTCGTTGCCCACGGTCACTACCTCGCCGTAGGCCCAGGTGTCGAGTACCTTGGGCACGAAGCCCGCCCCGATCCCCTGGATTTTGTGCGGCCCCGGCTTGCCGCCGGAGAGGACCGCCGAGTCCTCGGGCTCCACCGCGATGATCTCGATGTTCGGGTTGTATGCCTTGAGGATCGACCCCACCCCGGTGATCGTACCGCCGGTGCCGACGGCGGCGACGAAGATATCGATCTTCCCGGCCGTATCCCGCCAGATTTCCTCCGCCGTCGTCACCATATGCGCGACCGGATTGGCCGGGTTCTCAAACTGCTGTAGCACCACCCCGTTCTCGATCGCGGCCGCAAGCTCGTTGGCCCGTGCCACCGCGCCGGCCATTCCGGCAGCGGGGTCGGTCAGTTCGAGCTCCGCCCCGAGTGCTAGGAGCAGTTTCCGGCGCTCGATGCTCATGGAACTCGGCATCGTGAGGATCAGCTTCAGCCCCAGCCCCGCCGCGATCGACGCGAGCGCGATCCCCGTATTGCCGCTGGTCGGCTCGATGATCACACTCTGTTTGTTCAAAAGGCCGCTCTCCAGCGCCCGCGTGATCATGTTCTTCCCGATCCGGTCCTTGACCGACCCGGAAGGGTTCATGAACTCACACTTGCCCAGCAGCGTCGTTTCCGTTTCGTCCGAAGCGTTATTCAGCTTCACCAGCGGCGTGTTGCCGATCAGTTCCGTCACATTGTTTGCGTAATGCATGCCGTCTCCTTGAAATACGGGTTGTTGTTCGGGCCTACAGCGCCACGACCTCGATCTCATGCCGTTTCAGCCAGCGGTAGAGGGCGCACCCCATACAGCTGTCATCCACCGCTTCGGCCGCCGTCCAGATCGCGAACCCGCCGGCGAGCAGTCCTGCGGCGTTGGTGTAACCCGCCAGGTCCGTACCGAGCGTTCCCAGGATCACGCCGAACTTGATTCCGTCGGCGAAACGTTTTTCCGCCGCGTCGGCCCCGCGTCGCGCAAAGCGAATGAATCGCGTTGCAGCGCGCGCACCCAGCGCGAACGGGCTTGTCCACTGCGTAACATGCAGCAGCAGGGCATAATCAAATGCCGTCAGGAAAAGCCATGCCGCATTACCGGTATGCAGGTAAGCGGACACGGCCGCCGCAACGATGGCCGCCCGTACTCGGGTCTGATTCGCATCGCTGCCGTAGGGTGTCGTTGCATAAACCTTCATTCCAATCTCCTTTCTTCGACCGGGGCAGTAGCGCTGCCGGACCGGTCGCATAATGTCATTCGGATTCCGTTTCCGAAGGACGCTGTCAATGCATCCGTTTCGGGAAAACCGTTTGGAACGAAAAAACTATAAATGAATATTCATTCAGTGTCAAGAAGCTCTCTTTTACTTTCAAAATCAAGAGGAATGGCACGTGTCAAGAAGTCCGAAAAGCAGGGCTTTGAGAGGGATTTTTTTGTATGAATTTCATACTATAGTATTCTACTATGGTTACTATTGTTTAGAGAGTCAAAAATGGAGGAATTTCAGTTTATATTATCTATTTTTATAATATACATGTGATTTAATTATTGGAAGTGCCGCGGTGCGTCGCCTGTTCGAAGCTCAGTGCGTCGTACAGACCGAACAGACATCAAAACTGCGGAAAATGAAGGTCGCTTCGGCGATATCCGCGGCGCCGACCATCGCCTTCTGCGCCGGTGCGGGATCGGACATCACGGAACTGCCGAGGTTCCACTGCGTAGGGGTGATGATACTGTAATCGGCAACGATCCCCCGCTCCAGGCGCATCCGGTGGATCAGGGGTCCGCGCGGCGCCTCAACGATGCCCTCCCCCGCCGCGGTGATGCGTTCCAGCGGCACGGGCGGTATGTAGGAGGGCTCGGAGAGCTCCAGATGCTCCAGAAGCTTTCGCGCGCGCTGCAGCAGCAGGGCCGTTTCGTAAACCCTGGCCATTACACGCGTGTAGACGCTGTCCTTGTAGCGCCGGTGCATGTTTTTGATCAGGGCGTTATCGGCCGAAATCGCCCGGGCAAGCGGCCCGACTTCGTAAAAATGTTTCCCGTAACGGACATTGCGGGCATAACTTGTCTCATCGCGGCAGACCGCCGCTTCGGTCGCTACCTGGGATGCATCCGCTTTCATCGGGCGCGTGTGCTTCAGGCGCGCGCGCACCGTAAAGCCGTGTTCTCCCAGGACGACGAAGCGGTCGTATGCCATTCCCTTTTTATGCATCCCCGCAGCGATCAGCCCCTTCTCCAGGCGCCCGAGATCGCTCTGCAGTGGGTTGAATTCCCGGCAGGAGGCAAAAGTCAGCAGCGTGTCCAGGTCGATCCCGGCCGTCTCTTTCTCGAAGAAGGCGATCAGCTCGTCGAGCAGCCCTGCCGCCTGGATGCGTTCCAGGTGGGTCGGGTCGCAGGTGACGCCGCCGGGGATCATGTAGGAGCTGTGGGGCCACTGCCCGGCGAAGAGCGCCAGGATCTTCGTCGCCTGCGCCGCCGCGAATGCCCCCTTGAGCGGCGCCGGTGCGAGGCCTTCGACACCCAGTTTTTCGAGTTCGGGCAGGATGACGAGGTAGAGCCATTTGAAGTGGTTCTGGATCATCTCGAGCACCAGCGTCAGCTCCCGGAGGCTTTGCGCCTTGCGCGTCAGCTCGACCGGATGGCCCGCCTCCGCGTACGCCGCCTCGATGGCCCGGACGGTCGCCATCAGGTGGGCGTGTCCGCAGATGCCGCAGACGCGCGGCGTGAGCACCAGCGCATCCGTCGCCTTCCGCCCTTCCAGCATACGCTCCATCCCCCGAAAGTGCGGGAAAGCGATTTCGGCCCAGGTGACTTTATCCCCGCGGGTATCAAAATAGAGGGAAGCCTCCCCCTCGATGTGTTCAATCAGTGCCTTAGTCATCATCGATAAGCCGCTCCTCCAGCCGTTTGATCTTGAAACTCTTGGCGATGCCCGTCATCGTCAGGTAGGCCCGCTTGGAGACCCCGACCGGCACCTCTTCGGGAATCGACATATTCGTCTTCGTCTCAAAGAGGTTGCGGCGCGGGAAATCGGGCTCGGTACAGCCGAAACAGGGCGTGCCGACGCGCATTTTCGAACTGACGCCGTTCCAGAGGGTGCGATTGCACGACGCATGGGTCAGCGGGCCGCGGCAGCCGTGCTCGTAGAAGAGACACCCCTCCTTTCGCCCGAACTGCTCCACATCCACTTTCCATTCGAAATACTCGTTGCGCAGACACCCGTCGTGTGCCATGTGGCGGTAGAGCGCCGTCGGCCGCCCCAGCTGGTCGACGGCGACGGGGCGGCCATCCGCGATACTCATCAGTGCATACCCCAGCCATTCGGGGTGCACGGGGCAGCCCGAGAGGTTGATCACTTTGCCGACCCTGCCGCGCAGGGGACCGTCGGGTTGCTCCCCCGCAAAGGCCAGGCCGCTGTTGCGGTTCGGCGCCGATGCTTTGAAGATGCCGCCGAAACTGGCGCAGCTGCCCGCCGCGATGACGTGACCGGCCTCGCCGGCATAATGCCCCACCAGCTGTTTCAATGTCGTCCCGGCCCGCTCCATCTCCGGGTCGAATGCGCCTTCAAACACGAGGACGTCACAGCCGCGTTTGCAGTGTGCGGTCTCCGCCAGGCTCTGGGTACAGGGAAGCAGCGGGTGGTAGAGCACCTCGAAACGTTCCAGGAGCTGCGGCAGATAGGGGAGGTTCAAAAAGGAGTGGGTGTTGCCGTTGCAGGTGACGCCCTGCAGCCAGATCAGCGTCGGCTTATACAGTCTTGAGGGCACGGTAGATATTCTCCGCGATGGAGGCCTCGTAGTGGCTCAACGGCTCGGGGAGGATCTTTTCGCCGAAAAGGAAGACCATCCCCCCGAGGTAGCCCATAAAGAGACCGAAAGCGCTGAAGAAGTCCTGGTCGCGGAGTTCGCCCCCGGCGACGCCGTCGTCAAAGAAGATCATCATCTCCGTAATAAAAGGCGAGACGCAAACCATCCCTTCGCACGACTCTCCGAATACCTCGCGGTTAGAGAGGTAGATCCGCAGGAAATACTCGATCATCTCCGGGCGTTCGGTCGCCATCGTGAAATAGAACGTCACGATCGCGCTGATCTTGTCCTTTGCGCTGCCCTCTCCTTCGTTGATCTCGCGGATGTGTTTGCCAAGATACTCGGAAATATAGAGAATCAGCTCCTTGGCCAGGATATCCTTCGAGCTGAAGTAGTTGTAAAAGTTCCCCACGCTCATCCCGACTTTCGCGGCGATATCGGGGATGGTCGTCACATAAAAACCCTTCTCCGCAAACAGCTTCAGTGCCGTTGAAATAATGTTCTCTTTACGTTCTGCTTTGCTCACACGCGCCACGGCACCCTCTTTATAAATATTAATTGCTCCTCTAATGGTAGCACAAACAGCGAATAGCCATTCACATTAAGATGCATTACCCTATAATTTTATACCTTTTATGAAAGCGAACGCATGGACTATTTCGCCAAACGTATCATCCCCTGCCTCGACGTCAAGGACGGCCGCGTCGTCAAAGGGGTCAACTTCGTCGGACTCAAAGACGCGGGCGACCCGGTGGAGATCGCCAAACGCTACAACGAAGAGGGGGCGGACGAACTGACCTTCCTCGACATCACCGCGTCGCACGAAGAGCGTGACACCATCGTCCATATCGTCGAACAGGTCGCCAAAGAGGTCTTCATCCCGCTGACCGTCGGCGGGGGGATCCGGAAACTCGACGACATCTACAAGCTGCTCAACGTCGGCTGTGACAAGGTGAGCGTCAACTCCGCCGCAGTCAAACGCCCCGACCTCATCAACGAAGGGGCCAAGCGGTTCGGTTCGCAGTGCATCGTCGTCGCGATCGACGTGAAAAAGACGGGCGACCGCTACCACGTCTACCTCAACGGCGGCCGGATCGATACGGGCATCGACGCCGTAGAATGGGCCAAAGAGGCCGTCGACCGGGGTGCCGGAGAGATCCTCCTCACCTCCATGGACACCGACGGTACCAAGGCGGGCTTCGACATCCCCATCACCGAGCAGATCAGCTCCCTCGTCAACGTGCCGGTCATCGCCAGCGGCGGTGCGGGGACGATGGGCCATATCAAAGAGGCCTTCGAGCACGGTGCGGACGCGGCCCTGGCGGCAAGTATCTTCCACTTCAAAGAGATCGACATCATGGAGCTCAAACACTATCTCCAGGATAACGGCATCCCGGTACGGCTCTGAGATGTCCGAGATCATTACCTTCTCCCCGGAAGAGAAGGCGGTTATGGTCGAAAAGATGAAAGCCTATTTTGCACGTGAACTCGACCAGGAGATCGGCGGCTTCGACGCGGAGTTTCTGCTGGACTTTTTTGCCGAAGAGATAGGCGTTTATTTTTATAACAGGGGTTTGAACGACGCTCTGGATGAGATGAGGGTTCGGATCGATACGATCGCCGACGATGTCGGCTATACCCTTGAAAAAAATTCACATTCATAAGGGATGCAAGCGCAATGATCATCTGTGCCGGTAATAACGAGACCTTCGACTTTGCGACCCCGATGGGTGTCGGTCTGATCGAGACCACCATGAACATCACCCGCCTCTGCCTCTTCGACAAGCCGGAGTTCCTGCTTTTTGTCGGGACGGCCGGCAGTTACGGTGAGCAGAAAATCTTCGATATCGTCGAATCGAAAACGGCCGCGAACATCGAACTCGCCTTTTTGCAGAACAAAGCCTATACCCCCATCGACAATGTCGTCTCGACCAATACGGAGGGGACCAAAGAGATCATCGTCAACTCCAGCAACTATATCACGACCGACCCCGAACTTGCCAAAGGCTTTCTGCGCTTCGGTATCGGCATTGAAAACATGGAGTTCTTCGCCGTGCTGCGCGTCGCGCAGGAGTTCGGCATCCCCGCCGGCGGCGTCTTCTGCGTCACCAACTACTGCAACGCCGACGCCCATAGCGATTTTGTCGCGAACCATGAACAGGCCAAGGCACTGCTGGGCGACCATGTCAAACGCCGTATCAAGGAGTTGACAGCATGAGCACACCGAAACCGACCATCATGGACCTCACCAAAGAGGAGCTTGCCCAGGCCGTCAAGCCCGCCTTCCGCGCCAAGCAGATCTACGGCTGGATCTACCACAGCTTCGTCGACAGTTTCGACGAGATGGCCAATATCCCCAAGGCACTGCGCGAAGAGCTGAACGAGCGCTACCTTCTCAACCCGCTCAAGATCCTGCGCAAGGAAGAGTCCGCCGACGGGACGATCAAGTACCTCTTCGAACTTCCCGACGGCAAAACGGTCGAAACCGTCTGGCTGAAGATGAAAGAGGCCCAGTACAACGACGACGGCTCCCTCGCCCAGGAGGCCAAACACACGGTCTGCGTCTCCACCCAGGTCGGATGCAAGGTCGGCTGCAGCTTCTGTCTGACGGCCAAGGGGGGCTTCACCCGCGACCTTACCCCCGGCGAGATCGTCGCCCAGGTCCTCTCCGTCAAAAAGGACAACGACCATGCGGCGAACCGCCGAGTCAACATTGTCTATATGGGAATGGGGGAACCGCTGGACAACCTCGACAACCTCGCCAAGGCGATCCGCATCCTAAAGGACGAAGACGGTCTCTCTATCTCGGGCAAGCGCCAGACAGTCTCCACCAGCGGCATCAGCACCCGCATCGACAAACTGGGGCAGATGGACCTCGGCGTGCACATTGCCATCAGTCTCCACGCCGTCGACGACGAGCTGCGAACGGAGCTCATCCCGATGAACAAGGCGTACAATATCGCCTCCATCATGGATGCCGTGCGCCGCTTCCCCATCGATACGCGCAAACGCGTCATGTTCGAATACCTCGTCATCAAGGGAAAAAACGACGACATCGCCTCGGCGAAGAAGCTCATTAAGCTGCTGCACGGCATCAAGGCAAAGGTCAACCTGATCTACTTCAACCCCTACCCCGGCAGCGACTACCAGCGCCCCGAGCGCGAAGATATGGTGAAGTTCCAGCAGTACCTGATCGACCACGGACAGCTCTGTACTATCCGCGACTCGAAAGGGATCGACATCAGCGCGGCCTGCGGGCAGCTCAAAGAGAAAACAAATGAAGAGAAGGTGAAGATATGACAGGATTGGATATTGTGCAGATCGTTTTTTTGATCGGCGTCGTCCTTGTCGGACTCGGCGGCATCGTCTGGGTCGTCAAAAACGAAAAAAAATAACGCACTTTTCTAGTGCGCCGCTTCGGCAAGCTTCCCGCCCTGCAGTGAAAAACGCCGGGAAGCTTCGCGCTCGCTTCCGTCCTCTTCGGTCAGGGTAGCCGTGACC is from Sulfurimonas sp. HSL-1656 and encodes:
- a CDS encoding phosphoadenylyl-sulfate reductase, whose protein sequence is MQKHIETLNRRLAGSSADEVLAYFAQQYGGRIALASSFGAEDQVLTHLLQPHREQIGVFTIDTGRLPYETYDVMDRTNQKYGVNIDVYFPDPSDVEALYKAQGINGFYDSVDNRKRCCHARKIAPLRRALRGMEVWITGLRREQSPTRESMRLVEHDEANGLLKLNPLIEWSEAEVWAHIHANGVPYNRLHDHGYPSIGCAPCTRAVVPGDDIRSGRWWWESPEHKECGLHRKE
- a CDS encoding TetR/AcrR family transcriptional regulator; translation: MSKAERKENIISTALKLFAEKGFYVTTIPDIAAKVGMSVGNFYNYFSSKDILAKELILYISEYLGKHIREINEGEGSAKDKISAIVTFYFTMATERPEMIEYFLRIYLSNREVFGESCEGMVCVSPFITEMMIFFDDGVAGGELRDQDFFSAFGLFMGYLGGMVFLFGEKILPEPLSHYEASIAENIYRALKTV
- a CDS encoding DUF2061 domain-containing protein, whose translation is MQEKAYRSAVKTLSWRAVGTLDTMVISFLITGSLAMAASIGSIEVFTKMVLYYLHERAWTRVRIGLHRPTGDDYQI
- the cysD gene encoding sulfate adenylyltransferase subunit CysD; this translates as MIDRQRRTHLRKLEAEAIHIMREVAAEFDNPAMLYSIGKDSSVMLHLALKAFYPAKLPFPLLHVDTTWKFREMIAFRDSRIDALGLELLVHVNEEGVARGIGPFTHGSAVHTDVMKTEGLKQALEKYGFDAVFGGARRDEEKSRAKERIYSFRDANHRWDPKNQRPELWNVYNGSIRRGESIRVFPLSNWTELDIWQYIYLEQIPIVPLYFAKERPVVERDGVKIMVDDDRMPLQEGEEPRLESVRFRTLGCYPLTGAVASTATTLPEIIQEMLLAKTSERQGRVIDSDQAGSMEKKKMEGYF
- the hisF gene encoding imidazole glycerol phosphate synthase subunit HisF gives rise to the protein MDYFAKRIIPCLDVKDGRVVKGVNFVGLKDAGDPVEIAKRYNEEGADELTFLDITASHEERDTIVHIVEQVAKEVFIPLTVGGGIRKLDDIYKLLNVGCDKVSVNSAAVKRPDLINEGAKRFGSQCIVVAIDVKKTGDRYHVYLNGGRIDTGIDAVEWAKEAVDRGAGEILLTSMDTDGTKAGFDIPITEQISSLVNVPVIASGGAGTMGHIKEAFEHGADAALAASIFHFKEIDIMELKHYLQDNGIPVRL
- a CDS encoding nitrite/sulfite reductase, whose translation is MASETKAQRVERIKREKDGLDVIGAIAEYARSGSDPHPDDIDRFKWYGLYTQNRNLQDEEDPTLYFMLRVKLEAGEVTTDQLKTLGYISNTYARSTADITTRQDLQFHWIEVRHLPVIFALLEHVGLSTKMAAGDCPRNVVSCPVDGIDHGAVSDVRPLVRAVNALFRDNRDFSNLPRKFKIGISGCRNHCISHEIQDLSFTAVDHPSGRVLFDVSVGGGLAKNRRIASHIGYATAEQVVPIAEAVATLYRDEGNRENRSKARLGHLVDAWGLDAFVAQLHTLLGFELLPPQARAYTPYALRGHFGAHASSVEGRSYIGCAVTSGRIGGGGLLRLAKAMQRHRAERAKFTTTQNLVVLDVPESRVGAMTGELEQAGLSPNPTPFKARTLACTGLNFCKFAISETKELAREIVDYLNARFPDFTEPVSISVNGCPNACAHPHIVDIGFVGTVLKRGERRISGFELIFGGHLEGERSALGEKSGIKVAPEEAAGIIECLLLQYLGSGYETFGAFLREQAYDTSAISAVA
- a CDS encoding hydrogenase, with the translated sequence MPSRLYKPTLIWLQGVTCNGNTHSFLNLPYLPQLLERFEVLYHPLLPCTQSLAETAHCKRGCDVLVFEGAFDPEMERAGTTLKQLVGHYAGEAGHVIAAGSCASFGGIFKASAPNRNSGLAFAGEQPDGPLRGRVGKVINLSGCPVHPEWLGYALMSIADGRPVAVDQLGRPTALYRHMAHDGCLRNEYFEWKVDVEQFGRKEGCLFYEHGCRGPLTHASCNRTLWNGVSSKMRVGTPCFGCTEPDFPRRNLFETKTNMSIPEEVPVGVSKRAYLTMTGIAKSFKIKRLEERLIDDD
- a CDS encoding DUF4395 family protein — its product is MKVYATTPYGSDANQTRVRAAIVAAAVSAYLHTGNAAWLFLTAFDYALLLHVTQWTSPFALGARAATRFIRFARRGADAAEKRFADGIKFGVILGTLGTDLAGYTNAAGLLAGGFAIWTAAEAVDDSCMGCALYRWLKRHEIEVVAL
- the cysK gene encoding cysteine synthase A → MHYANNVTELIGNTPLVKLNNASDETETTLLGKCEFMNPSGSVKDRIGKNMITRALESGLLNKQSVIIEPTSGNTGIALASIAAGLGLKLILTMPSSMSIERRKLLLALGAELELTDPAAGMAGAVARANELAAAIENGVVLQQFENPANPVAHMVTTAEEIWRDTAGKIDIFVAAVGTGGTITGVGSILKAYNPNIEIIAVEPEDSAVLSGGKPGPHKIQGIGAGFVPKVLDTWAYGEVVTVGNDEAMASSRKLARDEGLLVGISSGANVLAARRVAARRENRGKTIVTMLCDTGERYLSTPLYDIAEAE
- the cysN gene encoding sulfate adenylyltransferase subunit CysN — translated: MEAQERLIASDIERYLHEHENKELLRFITCGSVDDGKSTLIGRLLHDTKMIFEDQLAAITKESRKSGTTGERVDLALLVDGLQSEREQGITIDVAYRYFATDKRKFIIADTPGHEQYTRNMATGASTADLAIILIDARYGIQTQTRRHSFIVRLLGITRVIVAVNKMDLVDCSEGRFEAIRQEYMAFAAGLDIAEVSVIPLSALEGDNVVERSARMPWYEGATLLELLETAELDTQADGAPFRFPVQYVNRPSSDFRGFAGTVASGAIRKGDTVRVVPSGKRSRVRSIVTFEGELAVAEADNAVTLTLEDEIDISRGDILVGGDAEIALAGKLIAELVWMDETPLEIGRTYTLKRAATTVAARVEAIDHQYDVNTLTEHEASALGLNGIARVRLALGAPIAFDPYEANRYTGSFILIDRVSNNTSAAGMIVAAAEEQVLPETAAASFEAELNALIRRHFPHWEAKAIA
- a CDS encoding nickel-dependent hydrogenase large subunit produces the protein MMTKALIEHIEGEASLYFDTRGDKVTWAEIAFPHFRGMERMLEGRKATDALVLTPRVCGICGHAHLMATVRAIEAAYAEAGHPVELTRKAQSLRELTLVLEMIQNHFKWLYLVILPELEKLGVEGLAPAPLKGAFAAAQATKILALFAGQWPHSSYMIPGGVTCDPTHLERIQAAGLLDELIAFFEKETAGIDLDTLLTFASCREFNPLQSDLGRLEKGLIAAGMHKKGMAYDRFVVLGEHGFTVRARLKHTRPMKADASQVATEAAVCRDETSYARNVRYGKHFYEVGPLARAISADNALIKNMHRRYKDSVYTRVMARVYETALLLQRARKLLEHLELSEPSYIPPVPLERITAAGEGIVEAPRGPLIHRMRLERGIVADYSIITPTQWNLGSSVMSDPAPAQKAMVGAADIAEATFIFRSFDVCSVCTTH